Genomic window (Daucus carota subsp. sativus chromosome 5, DH1 v3.0, whole genome shotgun sequence):
TACTTATTGGCATTTGTTTAGAAAATGACCACTTTCACCAATTTTGTGAACTTTGCATGCATATTGCCGCGAATAGACACGttcaaaaatcataaataaattacaatagACTAGAAACACCATAATTGAAATAATGATAAGACCTCGTACCATTTTGACAATGTTAGCACTAACAAAGAAATTACTACATAATATTGTCATTTCAATGTCAATAATACATCGAACAGTGTCTATTTTGTTGCGATTAcacaaaaatacatataaaacctgAAATCAACATTATTCACGTACGGGGAAGCTAACTAACTAAACACTGCTAAAATGTTGGAGAAGCCTCCCGATAGTCGGTGTGTGGAATGCCCGGGCGTCGCGTCGGCTCTAATGAAGCATGCCACCCAATACAGCACAACAACACAACCTTCACGGAGCACACCTTCGGTCACATTGGCATGCGTATTGTGATCATTCCATAGTGTGACATGAATGCTATTAGATCCATCGTAGAGACGAAATTTGCTCCATGGTTCTTTGCGCGTTATCCATTTTCCCATATCATCACCACGAAGGTTGGACACCCACCCCTTGACATATTCAATTCGCATTTGGTCACGCGTGCAACCCAAGCGAGGCCTCAACTTCATAATGTCGGCTATCCTATCACACGTCACAATATCACCACCATCCCACAACGATACTTTGTTTGGCCCGTCGGGATAGTCCTTACCCAAGTTCAAAATAGGTAGAAAATATGGGGTCAAGTTATAAGCCACCCTTTCGAACATGTTATCGCTTGCACACCACTGACAAGCTTCGGTCCAATTTCTTGACCGGTAGGCTGCTTCCTCAGGCGGGTACAACTCGGTGTCTTCTTCCTCCAATTGGGGAGGTGGTTCGTGCATCTGTGCCAATTCGTCCAGCTCATGAATTGCTTCCTCCAAGAAGCTAAAACTAGGTGAATCACACATTTCTTCCGAGTGGGATGGTGGTTCGTACATTTCTGCAAGTTCGTCGAGCTCACGAATCGCGTCTTCCAAGAAGCTAAAACTAGGTGAATCACACATTTCTTCCGAGTCCGAGATTGAGTTGCTGACGTGTGACACTGACTCATCATCCGAACCGTCGGCCATTTCACCTACAAATCCAACAAAGAACAAGTTAGTTACACCAACTCATACGAATGACAAATAAACCACAAGTAAAACATAagagaaatttaattaaaatgtgaattacaattggCCAGTTTGAGCTTTTCTTAaatcatcttcttttttttttgggacaCGTCCTAACATCATGTCCCAACATATTGCAATATCggcattttctttttgtttttgtaagtTCCTCAACGGGGCTTTTAAAGCGGTGCTCTTTTTTCCGTCCCTTTGTTTTCGACACCAAGGGGTCAAAGATACTCTCATGCAATTTCTCACCACCTTCTTGAGTTGTTTTTGGATTTAATTCACCTCCTTCATTTTCGACCCCGTCAACGGGCATGCTCTCAAGTATTTCTGTTTCCCGATTAATAACCCCAACGGCATACTCATACCGCTCTTTCGATGCCATGCAACTATGACTAAACGCCATGGTAAGTAATGTCATGTGGTTGAATCTTTCCGTGAGAGTCATTTCATGAGATGGTGATTGAAATTCGGACGTGTGATATGGCAACTTGCCATCAACTCTATTGGCGTCCCTTGTCCAACGCTGTTTCACAAAATGTTCCGGTAGTTCCGCCACACACCTCTTCGTCAAGACGGCAATAATGTGACGGCATGGTATGCCAACATTGTCATACATTTTACAAATGCATGAACCCCATAATGACACCTTGTTGAATGATACAAGATACGTGTTTCTCTGAGAAGCACGCATCAACGGTCTATAACATTTGTAGAACGTGTCTTGAACATCTTCCAAGGACCGATCTCTATCTTTCTCCACAAAGTACTTAGATGATTCAACCAATTGTTCCTGAAATCTTCGAAACATATCTTTCGTATAAATGGAAGCTGCGTGGTGCTCCAGAGCGGCTTTCATTTGCATGCAACGACTTCTATGAAACGTCACATAATCCTCGTCTTTCTAACGCATGAATTGCCTCTCCAAAGCTTTTTGTGCACCCTCTACAAAATCTTTCAAACCGGTGCAAGAACCAACATAGGCATCGAAATATGCATTCATTCCTTCACTTCTTGATGTGGTCTTTTGACCCGCAGAAAAAGTGTTTCTTGTGTAAGCCTCGACCCACTTATGCTTCAAAGCATATAACCCTTGAAGCCATGTATTGCCTTCCAAATTGTACTTCAAAACCAAAGCATTCCACCGATCTTCAAACACAACTTCAGTCAAAGAGTGATATatgcaattgttgaaatcaaatttaaaccctTCCTTGGAATAATATGTTGCAAGTTTCTCGGGGAATTTGTTGCTAATGTGCCATGAGCATAACAAATGTGATGTGTTCGGAAGTTGTGATTCAATAGCCGCGGCCATGACTTGATCTTGATCGGTTATGATAACCAAGGGTTCTTTGCCTTCCATTGCTTCTAGCCAAGTACTCAAAACCCACTCAAAAGTTGTCTTCAATTCATCCCGAACGAGTGCAAAACCAAAAAGTATTGATTGATAGTGATGGTTGACTCCGGTGAAAGGCACAAATGGCATAGCATACCTATTAGTTCGATATGTAGTGTCAAACGCAACCACATCACCGAAGTTTTTGTAGGCCATCAAAGAGCAGGGATCGACCCATACAAGACACTTCAATCTTTGTTCGTCATCGAGGAGAGTCTTGATGAAAAACTTACCGCCGCTCTCTTCTTGCAAACGGTACAACAAATCCAAACCGGCTTGAGCATCATTAACTCCCATGTTGTCCTTCCTAAAATCACGTACGACATTTCTTAAATGTTGGCTGTTAAAACCCACTTGTTCCGCTCCTCCGTGCATTTTTCCAAATATATTCATTTGTTGTCTTGGTTGGACACCCGAAACATGTAAGCTCTTGATCAAATTTTTTTGTGCCGCGGTCACACGTTTCTCCCGTCTTATCAAACTCATCTTAGAAGGAGTAACAACTTGGTGATTGTGTTCTAATTCCAAACCGGTTATCTCCCAATGACTTGTTTTTTTCTTATTAACCAAGTACATTCTAACTTTGTAACCACTCCTAGGAAGCACATCTCTACGCCGTTTGCCTTTAACGCTACCAACTCTACCAATCAAAATTTCATCGTCCTCAACGGGGTTTTTCCCACGATTTTCTCCCGCTAAATTACAAACATACATTCGACCATATATGGATTTATCTTTCGCACGCTTCTGTGTGTTTTGTATCTTAATTGCAAAACCATTCTTTAAAGCATACGCCCTAAACAAATTCTCCCCGGCTTGTAAATTAGGAAATTGTTGATTCAAGTAGGGAATTGTGTTCGGGTCATCTACATCAACATTATCCTCACCATGATCATGCAAATTACCACTACTTTCATGCATACTACCTATATCATCATACAATTTCTCACTTTCTTCTAATTCTTCACTAACAACTAACTCCTCGCCATCACTATCAACAACTTCAACATACTCAATATTATCTCTATTACTACCACATTTAACTTTGTCATTATGTACATcaacatttttggttgttttcaAACTTTTTCTACCTTCAAATCTTGCAAACATTTTATCCATCTCAACACAAGAATAATCAACAAAACAATACTACAAATTAAGCTTACCCAAGACAAAGATGGAAGATGGATCAGATTCTTGCCTAAAAGACTCACAAAATCAGCTGTGCAATTTCCAAAAGAAAGATGAACACAAGTGAAGTTGATCACCTAGGTTATAAACTGTGCGTGCAAAACATTCTGGAATGTCCGCGGAAAAAAATCGCGGAAAGGGTATGTGTCCGCGCAGAAAAGTCGCGGATAGAGGGAGTatccgcggtaaataaccgcggacaCTTAAAAACCGAATcttttgtcccagccgttggatcgtcgatccaacggctggggagTAGGTTGTTACATAAACGTTCCCTGACAACCACATGTCAGGGAACATGACccttataatatagtatagatagtatagattttaGCTTTACAGTTATACGGATTTCGAAGTTGTTGATCTTCCGAAGTTTACATGGTGTATGGTTCAAGATTTTCATAGTTCCTTTAGCTGAATTTTTGTAACTGGGTAAATTCACGAAAATGTATTAAATtcgtataaaatatatattagcgggtttattcgattgggattctaattttttttcattcatgaaatttgaGAGTGTTCAattgaaattgtttaaaatttaataaaattttgggatattgaattatgattttaaattatgttacaaaatttaGTAACATTCaatcagaattttaaattatgcttaaaaatccaatgatattcaattgatatggtttaaaatctattaaaatctgatgacatggattttttgaatttcataaaatgatgaattttatggcatttctcagtgtattttaagttttttgaaattacACCAGAATCTATGAGATTTGAagcattttgttttaattttaaaaaatctatacAATCTTTATGACATTTTATTAAGAATCCgcgtaaaatcaaaatcacatacactATTAAGTTATACTATTCGTTGTAAAAAAGAGAAAGGAATGTTCTCAAATTCTATTATAAAAAAACTTAATAAACTAATAgctataataaataataaatctcaCTATAATaataaactactccctccgtcccggtagattgtatacatttggtttggacacggagaccaagaaaaaatgtaaaaagtgagtaaagtgagatgaaaagtgagtaaagtggtgggacccatttatatttaatgatagatttgagatagtggaggaaaatactccctccgtcccaatcaattctatacagtttcctttttgggatgtcccatcatttctatacattcccaaaatagcaactttttataatataaaacactactacacccactacattctcccactatccccattttataataataaaaacactattacacccactaccttcctccactatctcaaatctattattaaaaaatatatgggtcccaccactttacctactttccatttaactttactcatttcttacactttttcttggtctccgtgtccaatcccagTGTATATAactcactgggacggagggagtagtgggggatgaaaagtgagtaaagtggtgggacccatttatatttaatgatagatttgagatagtggaggaaaatagtgggtgtaatagtgtttatattattatagaaggaagatagtggaagaaagaagtgggtgtaatagtgttttgtattattaaaagttaactatatttggaatgtatagaaatgatggcacgtcccaaaaaggaaaccgtACAGAAGTAAAATTAAAAGCACAGtagtaaaatttacaaagacGAAAGAACAGACCAAATCGTGAGCGCAAGAGGGTGCCACCGACCCGAATTTCCCCAAATCGGAACTTCATTAtttcctctttctctctcaagATCGCAAATCTCACTTTATATTAATACTAGTACGCGCACATACATATAGATTGATGGCCCCTTCCAGCAGTGAAATTTATTTCAGCGAAGATGAAGATCAAGATGACGAGGAAGAAGAGGTGTGTTACAATATCTCAAtactgagagagagagattgaatATTGGTCTATACGTACGCACATAAatgagcgagagagagagagttagaATTTTGGCCTATACGCACACATATAAATTGTTATTTTCAAGCCGACTGAGTTTGCAGACTGAACATAGTGATATATTAAGATCCGTCTATAATGCATATGTGTAGCTTTTAGGCTTTTGAGTTTTCATGATTGTTAATATGATAAGCCTCTCTTTATGTGTTTTCCTAATAACTGTTGATGTCAATTTATTTgcgttttgattaaatttgGCTAGTGATTTTTAGCGAAATATTACCATTTGCTTAAAATTATGGCAGTGTACTTTGAGATGTTACTTCGAGCTCTTTTACAACTTATCGAGTTAAACACACTGAGTTATGCTGTTACAGTATGTCGGAGTTATTTAGGAGTATTTGTAAAGATCATGAGGAGATAATGAAGTGGAAGGAAGTGATTTCATTTAATTAATGAGATTGAATGGCGAATCGggaaaaatgataaatattaatatttgatcatCAGGTTACTTTGGAATTTGCCTTAAGTCATGCGTTGATAGGTTATGGTTGTTATAGGGAAAGATAAGGCGAAACCTAACTGAAACGATATGTGAGGTTGTATATGGGCTGGTTAACGGAATGATTTGTAAAACCGCTTTTAACTTTATTCGGTCAAGTGTTAGCTTTTGAGTTAATAATCCAAacaacggtttttctagtgtgtgcccatgggcacattctaagcgcggaattttacaagcttgggagattttgattggctctcctatcttaataatgatggacccccttgcaaatacaacaaccacaccaatcaaaaccttccaaacatatcaaattccgcgcttaccatgtgcccatgggcacacactagacaaaccctccAAACAAACCcttttttttgagaattttgAGACTAATAATTTGGTTATTCTGCTTGCAGTTCGAACATTTTGATGATTTCACTCTTGCCTCTTCTTGGGAGAGGTATTTGGTTCTTGTTAATCATATATCGACAAGCATTGTTATTATCCTTCTTTGAATATAATCCTTCGCTAGCATATAAAATTGCATTTTTTTTATTGCAGGTTCATATCTGAAATCGAGGCAGTTTGTCGGCAATGGTTGGCTGATGGTCCCAAAAAATTGTTGGTATGTTTGGATGAGATATATGGCAAACTGTTTTACTCCATTACATGTTATTTAGTAATTGTCCAAAGTATAGATGTGTTCGGATTTATGGCTTCTGAGCATTTTTAAGATTATACTTTTTTAAGTCTTATTTGTATTGCGGTAAATCCTTTACAATTAAATACTCTATGTTCTATTCGTTTCAGGAAAAGAGTGCTGATTGTTTGGAAATATCAAAGAATTTGTACAAGGTCAAGTCTGAGTTGAAGTATCTAACGAAAAACTATTGCATGGATTATTACTTTGTAAATGGTGGTAATGGTATGTACAAAAGGTGACTAACACCTAGTTGGTTGTTTGGTTGCATATAGGTATTTTGCTTCCTAGAGGAAGTGATACTTCCTTGGTATATTAAGTTCATAGGAATCAGAAAAAATTGTCTGGTTGAATATATAGGAAGTTAAAGTAATGGGAACTGCAAGTAATAAAGGGGGAGGTGGGTAAGTAACTTCCCATGTCTTGTGGGTATTCACACTTTCATGAAAGTTACACTTCCTTTCTTCTTGTCAAACAAACAACCTTAGTTACATACTTCCTGGGAATTTGAACTTGTACATGTCAACCAAACGACCTCTTAGTTATGTATCATGTGTGCCACTGTAATTAATATTCTGGCCTCCCAGGAAGCATTGGACATTGGAATTATGATTTACACGATCTGCAGTTGTCTTTTGGAGTTGAGGAATTTCTGGTATTTCTTTTCTTTGCTCCTAACTTTCATGTAACATTTAATTGTTGGGAACTATTTCGCTGTagcttacttttttttttttctttctgaaCATCATTATTAGGTGATTGCACCACAAAGTGCAAGTGGGGTGGTTCTTGATGCACCAGAGGCAAGCAAACTTCTAAGTGCAGTTGCTATTGCTTTGTCAAATAGTTCCAGGTTGGATTGATACTCTGATTGCGATTAAAGATTTAGAATGATGCTCAAGTTACATTAAaacatgtaatttttattacatCAATTTAGTTAAAATCTTTATATTTTCTTGTAAGATTTTGTTCGAATTAGTTGGTGTGAATGAATATTTGACTAATCAATTACTTCTGCATCTTCCTTTCatgtttatattaaaatattattattttgttttttggaAGAAGTGTACAGATTGTTGGAATAGAAGTTACTTTGACATTTACTGTTAAATAGTTTTGTCAAGTTTAGCAGACATGAATTGATATTTTTTGACATTCGTTGTTATATAGTTAAGCTTAGCAGATTATAGATTTAAATAGTTAATAGTTATATCATATGTGGGATCTAGTTTTCTAGATAGTCaacattattttaattagaCCATATTTTTATAGGCATGGTCtattagtttttaaattttggtgTGAGTCCAACATAAAGatatattatcacatattaGTATAGCGGCTTAGACTTGAACtgattattgaatttttaaatgttctcttttgTATGGGGTGCAATCCATTCTCTTTTCCTCTCCTGATGTTGGGAAATCCCAAGGGTAGTTGATATTCTGTGGCTAATCCATCAGACCTatctttttacttttttaattccatatatatttattttcaatccCTGCCCTGCATCACGATGTTCATATGAGTGGAGACTGGAGCATGTAGGAAGAGCTTGCTAGTAGAATTGTGATTGATTCGTGTTCGCTTAGCTCATGGccagttattttatttttttccaggTTGGACCAACCAGGAACAGACATGGAAAATATGATAGTTAAATACCTGCattacattaatatatatatatatatatatatatatatatatatatatatatatatgtatgtatgtatgcatgcatgcatgcatgcatgcatgtatgtatgtatgtatgtatgtatgtatagataTCATCTATATAGTTGTACTTTTTcaattattagttatatttgtATGTACCATTCTACTCTACATGAATCATTTTTTTGAAGTATGTGCTGATGTTTGTAGTAGTATCCTATGAGAACAAgaatattcaattagaattgaTTAATTTGAGTTTTGTGTAGCTTGTGGCCAGCATTTGTTCCAGTACATGTTCCTTCTCGCAAAGCGTATATTGGTATCCAAAATATGGGAACAGTTTTTACTCGAAGATTTGAATCAGACCGTATTGGTAGCCAGGTTCCAGTAAAACTCATGCATTTGGAAGGTTTATACGAGTTGTTTATTTCAAAATTCGTAAGTTTATCCTCAACTTCATATCTAAAGTTATATTGTGCGGGAAACCATAATTGTTTTCTATACACTATCCATTTTATTCAGAAATCATgtgatttcttttttctttttgcctttttgctaaataaaatcATGTGTAATTTCTGTTGTGTATTTGTTTAGGACAGTATAAATGTTGCTCTTTGGAGCACTTGATGTTAATTAAAGCTAAGTCCTCTCCATCCTTGTTAACCTGTAATGGCTTTCTTTTCGCTGAAGGTCTTCTCAACCTTGGACTTGTCTATGCATCGTTTCAAAGTCAATTTCACAATGAAGCTAACCTACAAAACCATTCTCCATGATGACGAGAATGAAGTTGAAAGACCTAATGCGGAAGTATATGATTCCAATGCAGTTTCTGGAAGTGAAATGCACAGAAAAGCACAATGGGATGAGGACTGTCCATGGAGTGAATGGTATTCAGCAGAGGACCCAGTAAAAGGTCAGCCCTGCCTCTTTTTTTTTCCCTAGATAATTGTTGACTCAGATACGCGTCAATGCAGGCACATTTATCGTTAACATAGCTCTACCATGGTTGGGATGGCAGTAAGTAGAGTTGTTGGAGGTACGAGTGGGCGACTAGTCATGGACTTGTcgacaaattaataataatagattatatataccTCATATATTTGGTTTCTCACAATAATTCAACATTCccgtatatactatatacaaagTAGATATATTAATTACAAACATCTACTTTCTTCCTTTCCATATACATTTGATATATACACATTATACacacactatatatatatatatatatatatatatatatatgggataGTTCAACGGGGAACTCCCTAATCGTGGTAACTTGGGAACTTTTAATCTCAGCCGTAGAAGTTAAATGCTATTAGGCGCACGCTAGTCCTGATGTGGAAAACCCTAGACACGTGGTCCACGCTGCCAGGGTTTGCTTTATTCTTCATGTTAACTACATttgttagttttaattttttttaccacAACATCTTTAtattgtaaatttataatttttgctatattttgaaatatagtctaaaaaataaattatataataaataaactacaaaaCATGtggagaaaatataaaattcaatatagacaagaaaatacagaacataaaaaaatgttatacgGAAAAAAGGTGCAAATTgtgacaaaaaatatatataataaaaaaattatattaaccaaagTACGGAACATGGggaggaaaaaaaataaaattcagtaTAAACAAAAAGtacagaacataaaaaatgttataataaaaaaaatgtacaataatgtaacaaaaaataacatataacaaaaaaattatattataaataaaatacagaacatgtggagaaaaaattcaatataaataaaaaaatacagaacataaaaaattttataaagaaaaaaaagaaacaataatGTGACAAAAAAGAACATGTAACAAACATTGAATTACATAACAAATAAACTACAGAACATGtggagaaaaaaataaaatttaatatagacaagaaaatacagaacataaaaaatattataaaaaaaggtACAACAATGtgataaaaaaacatacaacaaaaaattaaattatataacaaacaaattacagaacatatgaaaaaaatattaaattcaatagagacaagaaaatacatcacataaaaaatttaagttaactaaaatttacacggtactgtattttttttagttcatcaatgacgcaattatataaacaaattaaaataaaacattaaatcaTACAATTCAACaatcataataaaaataaatttatttatataaaaatagtattaacaatatcaaattttaaaattgaaaagtaggttgtttttcatattttgtaatatatagtatGTTTTTTTACGGTACAAAACAAGTACAGGACGTAGGGTTATCCGTGTCTTCCAAGCCTCTTTCTCTTATTCTTGCGCCGTGTCAGTTGTCTAGTTAAGTGTCAGTTGTTTAGATTAACTAGTCTTAAGGTAGTTCCTAAGTTACTAGATTAGTTAGTTCCTCAAGGAGaagccccctatatatatatatatatgggtcgcgctcaagagagaaccaatgcttaaaatacaaccatagaaccactaaggttttGCTGCAGaccctatattttacataaattttcaggatctaaatttaaatacatgtttttttgcatcgttgtgtgtgtgcagaagtaatttcaaaatataatacataaataagacatATGCATATGatacatatgcatatatatatatatatatatatatatatatatatatttatatgcatatgtatcaattaattataatcaagccttcttacacacacatatataaataaatatcagtTTCAGTTCAACAAGGTGTGTGTTGTTGCAGCTGATTAGGGTTTCAGAAAATtagctattttttttcttcattttattCAATCTGGGCTGTTTTTGGACTGGGTTCTGATCAGTATTTAGGAAAATAAGCTCTTATCTTCATTTTATTCAATCTGGGCTGAATTTTGATCGGGTTTTGCACTAGTCGATAACGACCTGGCTAGTTGACAAGTCAACCGCCTAGTAgaccaaattttaaacaatcagcAAGTCTAGCCCTTTAGTCGAACTTCTTTTCTTGACTAATCGACAAGTCGAGCACCGTGACAACAATGGGTCTACTCGCAGAACATCCATATCTCCctgtaatgatttttttttttaatttgaacttTTGTGCCACTAATTCATGCAGATTTTGACTTGATCATCATATGGACTGAAAAAACAATTGAAAGCTCCCTTGAAATGGCTGAACTGGAAAATGCTTCCCTGCATGAAGCTGACAAATGGATAATAACTCCAACCTTTTCTCAAAACATGTAAGATTATCTTTTGCTGTGCAACCTACACTTACACGACTGATTCAGATGTTGTAATGTATTCCAGTATGTTTCTGATCAGTGAATAGCTTTGCTACCATTTTTTGGTGCTGGTTTCATTATTAGTTT
Coding sequences:
- the LOC108221609 gene encoding protein FAR1-RELATED SEQUENCE 5-like, translating into MDKMFARFEGRKSLKTTKNVDVHNDKVKCGSNRDNIEYVEVVDSDGEELVVSEELEESEKLYDDIGSMHESSGNLHDHGEDNVDVDDPNTIPYLNQQFPNLQAGENLFRAYALKNGFAIKIQNTQKRAKDKSIYGRMYVCNLAGENRGKNPVEDDEILIGRVGSVKGKRRRDVLPRSGYKVRMYLVNKKKTSHWEITGLELEHNHQVVTPSKMSLIRREKRVTAAQKNLIKSLHVSGVQPRQQMNIFGKMHGGAEQVGFNSQHLRNVVRDFRKDNMGVNDAQAGLDLLYRLQEESGGKFFIKTLLDDEQRLKCLVWVDPCSLMAYKNFGDVVAFDTTYRTNRYAMPFVPFTGVNHHYQSILFGFALVRDELKTTFEWVLSTWLEAMEGKEPLVIITDQDQVMAAAIESQLPNTSHLLCSWHISNKFPEKLATYYSKEGFKFDFNNCIYHSLTEVVFEDRWNALVLKYNLEGNTWLQGLYALKHKWVEAYTRNTFSAGQKTTSRSEGMNAYFDAYVGSCTGLKDFVEGAQKALERQFMR